In the Devosia sp. SL43 genome, one interval contains:
- a CDS encoding carbohydrate ABC transporter permease: MNIKEQAQAWLPRLVISPSAALVLVFVYGFILYTGYLSVTDSKMLPSYGFVGLENYQKLWALPHWHKSLANLGIFAGLYIVISSVLGLGLAILLDQKIRAEGVLRPIYLYPMALSFIVTGTAWKWFLDPGIGLQNTVQLWGWTDFSFTWIKDSNLAIYCVVLAAVWQSSGFVMAMFLAGLRGVDNEVIKAAQMDGASTGTIYRRIIIPLMRPVFLSAFVVLAHLAIKAYDLVIALTGGGPGQATQLPATFMYSYTFTRNLMGIGASSAIIMLVMIFSIIVPYLYSELRGEKR; encoded by the coding sequence GTGAACATCAAGGAACAAGCGCAGGCTTGGCTGCCGCGGCTGGTCATCAGCCCCAGCGCCGCCCTCGTGCTGGTCTTCGTCTACGGGTTCATCCTGTACACGGGCTACCTGTCGGTAACCGACAGCAAGATGCTGCCGTCCTACGGCTTTGTCGGACTGGAAAACTACCAGAAGCTCTGGGCGCTGCCACACTGGCACAAATCGCTGGCCAATCTGGGCATTTTTGCCGGGCTCTACATCGTCATCTCGTCGGTGCTGGGGCTGGGTCTTGCCATCCTGCTCGACCAGAAAATCCGCGCCGAAGGCGTGCTGCGGCCGATCTATCTCTATCCGATGGCGCTGTCGTTTATCGTGACCGGCACCGCATGGAAGTGGTTCCTCGATCCCGGCATCGGCCTGCAGAACACAGTGCAGCTCTGGGGTTGGACGGACTTCTCGTTCACCTGGATCAAGGACTCCAACCTCGCCATTTATTGCGTGGTTCTTGCTGCTGTCTGGCAGTCATCCGGCTTCGTCATGGCGATGTTCCTGGCGGGACTGCGTGGCGTCGACAACGAGGTGATCAAGGCCGCGCAAATGGACGGCGCCTCTACCGGCACCATCTATCGGCGGATCATTATCCCGCTGATGCGGCCCGTATTTCTGTCGGCTTTCGTGGTGCTCGCGCACCTCGCCATCAAGGCCTATGACCTGGTCATTGCGCTGACCGGCGGCGGACCCGGCCAGGCCACGCAGCTGCCTGCTACCTTCATGTATTCCTACACCTTCACCCGGAACCTGATGGGCATTGGCGCAAGCTCGGCGATCATCATGCTGGTCATGATCTTCTCGATCATCGTGCCCTACCTCTATTCCGAACTTCGCGGGGAGAAGCGCTGA
- a CDS encoding DMT family transporter — protein MTPRTSGLVLSAAGIALMCCMDAVAKALGAELTAFQVVFVRFLGAAIWLALWIALTRGVWPRLSDLGRQLIRGALLVATATMFFYAVANLPLAVVAALGMTAPLYVTLIGAVVLKEKLDARAWAALLLGSCGAAIIILGGGAILLSGMEGDLLAWAAALLAPVSYATILALLKHHSSKEEPAAMTLGQSVVAALVALPLALAQSFPGISPILVGQTVLVGFLGAAGFVLVISGLRLVPVSVFAVVDYTGLIWAAALGLVFFAELPGLAFWAGAVLIVGACVINSRRRLA, from the coding sequence ATGACCCCGCGCACCAGTGGTCTTGTTCTCAGTGCTGCTGGCATTGCCCTGATGTGTTGTATGGACGCGGTGGCCAAGGCGCTGGGCGCAGAGCTGACCGCCTTTCAGGTGGTGTTCGTGCGCTTTCTCGGCGCCGCCATCTGGCTGGCGCTGTGGATTGCCCTAACCCGCGGGGTGTGGCCGCGCCTGTCAGATCTCGGACGGCAGCTCATCCGCGGTGCCCTGCTTGTGGCGACCGCCACCATGTTCTTTTATGCCGTGGCCAATCTGCCGCTGGCCGTGGTCGCCGCCCTGGGCATGACGGCCCCCCTCTATGTCACCCTCATTGGCGCCGTGGTGCTGAAAGAAAAGCTCGATGCCAGGGCCTGGGCGGCCTTGCTGCTCGGCAGCTGCGGCGCGGCTATCATCATTCTGGGTGGTGGCGCCATCTTGTTGTCGGGCATGGAGGGTGATCTTTTGGCTTGGGCTGCGGCGCTGCTGGCCCCGGTCAGCTATGCCACCATTCTAGCGCTGCTCAAGCACCATTCGAGCAAGGAAGAACCGGCGGCGATGACGCTGGGTCAATCGGTCGTCGCTGCCCTGGTGGCCCTGCCTTTGGCATTGGCGCAGTCCTTTCCCGGCATCAGCCCCATTCTTGTCGGCCAGACCGTGTTGGTGGGGTTTCTGGGCGCTGCCGGTTTCGTGTTGGTGATCAGCGGCCTGCGTTTGGTGCCAGTCTCGGTCTTCGCTGTGGTCGACTATACCGGCCTGATCTGGGCGGCGGCCCTGGGCTTGGTGTTCTTCGCCGAACTACCGGGCCTGGCCTTTTGGGCAGGCGCCGTGTTGATCGTGGGCGCCTGTGTCATCAACAGTCGGCGGAGACTGGCGTAG
- a CDS encoding ABC transporter substrate-binding protein encodes MAQSSVEVMHFWTSGGEAAALSEVKAAVEAQGVTWLDAPIAGGGGEQAITAMKARNAAGNQPAAMLMLGYDIKDWAGAGMLTDLKDVAEAGNWAEILPDPVKEFTYIDERWVSAPTNVHRVNMVWASKAAFEAIGAEPPTSWEEFNALAQRFAEAGIIPLAHGGQAWQDLTLFDSVALGIGGPDFYRKAFIDLDAETLGGETMVQVFDQMRVLSGMVDANFAGRDWNLATAMIIEGKAAMQIMGDWSKGEFTNAGKVAGEDYLCFPSPGTDGDFVFLVNSFSMFTQPSDEARAGQAILANAIMDPEVQRKFNIAKGSIPAVKGVSTEGFDQCALDAIADFEAAAVSGTALPTVAFTHAAPSAVVGAISDVVTTHFNSDASSTEAANMLAAAVDSLR; translated from the coding sequence ATGGCCCAGAGTTCGGTTGAAGTGATGCACTTCTGGACATCGGGCGGGGAGGCCGCCGCACTGTCCGAAGTCAAGGCAGCGGTTGAAGCCCAGGGCGTGACCTGGCTCGACGCCCCAATCGCCGGCGGCGGCGGCGAACAGGCCATCACTGCCATGAAGGCGCGCAACGCGGCCGGCAACCAGCCCGCGGCAATGCTGATGCTGGGCTACGACATCAAGGATTGGGCCGGCGCCGGCATGCTGACCGATCTCAAGGACGTCGCCGAAGCGGGAAACTGGGCCGAAATCCTGCCCGACCCCGTCAAGGAGTTCACCTATATCGACGAACGCTGGGTGTCGGCGCCGACCAACGTGCATCGCGTCAACATGGTCTGGGCGTCCAAGGCCGCATTCGAAGCCATCGGCGCCGAACCGCCCACGAGCTGGGAGGAGTTCAATGCCCTTGCCCAGCGCTTTGCCGAGGCCGGCATCATCCCGCTGGCCCATGGCGGCCAAGCCTGGCAGGACCTGACCCTGTTCGACAGCGTGGCACTCGGTATCGGCGGTCCCGATTTCTATCGGAAGGCCTTCATCGACCTGGACGCTGAAACCCTCGGCGGCGAGACTATGGTGCAGGTGTTTGACCAAATGCGCGTGCTTAGCGGCATGGTGGACGCGAACTTCGCCGGGCGTGACTGGAACCTAGCAACTGCCATGATCATCGAAGGCAAAGCCGCGATGCAGATCATGGGCGACTGGTCCAAGGGCGAGTTCACCAATGCCGGCAAGGTGGCAGGCGAGGATTACCTGTGCTTCCCTTCGCCGGGCACAGATGGCGACTTCGTGTTCCTGGTAAACTCCTTCTCGATGTTTACCCAGCCCAGCGACGAAGCACGCGCTGGGCAGGCGATCCTTGCCAATGCGATCATGGATCCCGAAGTGCAGCGCAAGTTCAACATCGCCAAGGGGTCTATTCCGGCGGTCAAGGGCGTTTCCACCGAGGGCTTCGACCAATGTGCCCTCGACGCCATAGCCGATTTTGAGGCCGCTGCGGTATCGGGTACGGCCTTGCCCACTGTTGCGTTCACTCATGCCGCGCCAAGCGCCGTCGTGGGTGCCATCAGCGATGTGGTGACCACCCACTTCAACTCCGACGCCTCTTCGACCGAAGCGGCGAACATGCTCGCCGCCGCTGTCGATTCATTGCGCTGA
- a CDS encoding serine hydrolase domain-containing protein, whose amino-acid sequence MSRAIAQFDAAFAILSASVEAGRIPGGVLGVVTADGNRMVRAVGSAQLVPERRSMREDTWFDLASLTKVLFTTERTLALAEAGHIDLDAPLTSVLPDFRQYNADNWERKVTFRHCLGHQTPFPAVFPLYTYGRDPDLLRTFVLQHEWTAGPSVYSDINFILLGLALERLEGQWIRAMDAGPGFAWSADPPDTAATEDCYWRHRVLVGEVHDDNCSALQGAGHAGLFGTADGLLDFAMGKLASAGPDALIRKPLSARRTHGWERPHEGWSGGESCSPDAIGHTGFTGTGLWIDFARGHAWTLLTNRIHPTRHFDSGIIALRRAVGDLINAD is encoded by the coding sequence GTGAGCCGCGCCATCGCCCAGTTCGACGCCGCCTTCGCCATCCTGTCTGCCTCGGTCGAGGCCGGACGCATACCCGGTGGCGTACTGGGGGTGGTCACTGCGGATGGCAACCGGATGGTGCGGGCAGTCGGTTCGGCGCAATTGGTGCCGGAACGGCGGTCCATGCGCGAAGACACGTGGTTCGACCTGGCCTCGCTGACCAAGGTGCTGTTCACCACCGAACGCACCCTGGCGCTGGCAGAAGCGGGCCACATCGACCTTGATGCGCCGCTGACCAGCGTGCTGCCCGATTTCCGCCAGTACAATGCGGACAATTGGGAGCGCAAGGTCACATTCCGCCACTGCCTGGGGCACCAGACGCCGTTCCCGGCAGTGTTCCCGCTCTATACCTATGGCCGTGATCCGGATCTGTTGCGCACCTTTGTGCTGCAGCATGAATGGACCGCAGGCCCGTCGGTCTATTCCGACATCAATTTCATCCTTCTTGGACTGGCGCTTGAGCGTCTCGAGGGGCAGTGGATCCGCGCGATGGACGCCGGCCCCGGTTTCGCATGGTCGGCTGATCCACCCGATACGGCGGCCACCGAAGACTGCTATTGGCGCCACCGCGTGCTGGTGGGTGAAGTCCATGACGACAATTGCTCGGCGCTCCAGGGGGCAGGGCATGCCGGCCTCTTCGGCACCGCCGATGGGCTGCTCGACTTTGCGATGGGCAAGCTCGCATCTGCCGGGCCAGACGCGCTGATCCGCAAGCCCCTCTCGGCCCGCCGTACCCATGGATGGGAGCGGCCCCATGAGGGCTGGTCGGGCGGCGAAAGCTGTTCGCCCGATGCTATCGGCCATACCGGCTTTACCGGCACGGGCCTGTGGATCGATTTCGCCCGCGGCCATGCCTGGACGCTGCTGACCAACCGCATTCACCCCACGCGGCATTTCGACAGCGGCATCATCGCCCTACGCCGCGCCGTAGGCGATCTGATCAATGCCGACTAG
- a CDS encoding GNAT family N-acetyltransferase: MTMTGLAISVSDDPAPDDVARIGSALTDFNAADVGPAGRRPLAVFVHDAAGEMVAGISGYTAWGWLYVQWLWVSAEMRGQGLAGRMLAAAEAEARDRSCHGAYIDTFNPHGLHVYQKAGYAVFGALADFPPGRTRHFLSKSLS, from the coding sequence ATGACCATGACCGGCCTTGCGATCAGCGTCAGCGACGATCCGGCGCCGGACGATGTGGCGCGGATCGGCAGCGCGCTGACGGATTTCAATGCGGCCGATGTCGGTCCGGCCGGGCGGCGGCCGCTGGCAGTGTTTGTACATGACGCGGCCGGGGAAATGGTGGCCGGCATTTCGGGCTATACCGCCTGGGGTTGGCTCTATGTGCAATGGCTCTGGGTCTCGGCCGAGATGAGAGGCCAGGGGCTGGCGGGCCGCATGCTGGCGGCGGCGGAGGCGGAAGCCCGCGACCGGAGCTGTCATGGCGCCTATATCGACACCTTCAATCCCCACGGTCTGCACGTCTATCAAAAGGCGGGCTATGCCGTCTTCGGCGCGCTGGCCGACTTTCCACCCGGTCGCACCCGTCATTTTCTTTCCAAGAGCCTTTCATGA
- a CDS encoding ABC transporter ATP-binding protein: MSFLSIKNLYKSYGAVSILKDINLEIEEGGFLVLVGPSGCGKSTLLNTIAGLESITSGEIQIAGRSVAGLHPSKRDIAMVFQSYALYPNMTVRGNIAFGMEVRKVPKAEREVAIKEVSDILQIGHLLDRKPSQLSGGQRQRVAMGRALVRQPQVFLFDEPLSNLDAKLRVDMRTEIKRLHQRLGTTIAYVTHDQIEAMTLATKIAVLKDGVLQQFGTPAEIYNRPSNLFVADFMGSPAMNLLPARVETAASAVVCVVERPGFPALSLPVGDMGAALTPFIGKEIVFGIRPEALTDPDGADRNAKNVVDGECLIDVVEPAGSDTFAVTRLGGKEATARLRADAQVRPGERVMLTFNLDKAVYFDPATQKRIG; encoded by the coding sequence ATGTCCTTCCTCTCCATCAAGAATCTCTACAAGTCCTATGGCGCCGTCTCCATCCTCAAGGACATCAACCTCGAGATCGAGGAGGGCGGCTTTCTCGTGCTGGTCGGCCCATCCGGTTGTGGCAAATCCACATTGCTCAACACCATTGCCGGGCTCGAGAGCATCACGTCGGGCGAAATCCAGATCGCCGGCCGGTCGGTGGCCGGGCTACACCCCTCCAAGCGCGACATCGCCATGGTGTTCCAGTCCTACGCGCTCTACCCGAACATGACGGTGCGCGGGAACATCGCCTTCGGCATGGAAGTGCGCAAAGTCCCCAAGGCCGAGCGGGAAGTGGCGATCAAGGAGGTCTCCGACATCCTCCAGATCGGTCACCTCCTCGATCGCAAGCCGAGCCAGCTCTCGGGTGGCCAGCGCCAGCGAGTCGCCATGGGACGCGCCCTGGTGCGACAGCCGCAGGTGTTCCTGTTCGACGAGCCGCTCTCCAACCTTGATGCCAAGCTGCGCGTGGATATGCGCACCGAGATCAAGCGGCTGCACCAGCGCCTGGGCACCACCATAGCCTATGTGACGCATGACCAGATCGAGGCCATGACGCTGGCCACCAAGATCGCTGTGCTCAAGGATGGCGTGCTGCAGCAGTTCGGCACGCCAGCCGAGATATACAACCGGCCGTCCAACCTCTTCGTGGCTGACTTCATGGGGTCTCCCGCGATGAACCTGCTGCCGGCCCGCGTCGAGACGGCAGCGAGCGCAGTGGTCTGCGTTGTCGAGCGTCCTGGCTTTCCCGCGCTATCCTTGCCCGTCGGTGACATGGGAGCGGCGCTGACGCCATTTATCGGCAAGGAAATCGTCTTCGGAATTCGTCCTGAGGCGCTGACCGACCCTGACGGGGCCGATCGCAATGCGAAGAATGTGGTCGATGGCGAATGCCTGATCGACGTGGTGGAGCCCGCCGGCTCGGACACATTCGCGGTCACGCGTCTTGGTGGCAAGGAAGCAACCGCCCGCCTGCGGGCCGATGCTCAGGTACGGCCGGGCGAACGGGTCATGCTCACCTTCAACCTCGACAAGGCCGTGTACTTTGATCCGGCAACGCAGAAGCGCATCGGCTGA
- a CDS encoding anhydro-N-acetylmuramic acid kinase: protein MEPIWAVGLMTGTVLDGNIDVALLRTDGETVENFGAYTLAPYPQRIRTLLEATLDAARKWNFVGPDPAIFAEVEEALTRAQSAAVADLIADAGLTPADIGVIGFHGQSVLHRAPQPGRVGATRQLGDGRLMHELLGIPVAYDFRSADVRAGGQGAPLAALYHQALLRKIGADDGRTAVLNLGGVANVTTWDGKDHLVAFDTGPANAPINDFIKGLGLGDMDRNGNMALRGTVDEARLSQLLTHPYLSAPYPKSLDRFDFLASMAEGLAPEAGAATLTAFTAGAVGKGLDLLPTRPERLIVCGGGRHNRALMAMLGTRAGVKAMPAEAAGWRGDAIEAECFAFLAVRVLRGLPISLPTTTGAPHPLTGGELAA from the coding sequence ATGGAGCCGATCTGGGCCGTGGGCCTGATGACGGGAACGGTGCTGGACGGGAATATCGACGTGGCGCTGCTGCGCACCGATGGCGAGACCGTGGAGAACTTTGGCGCCTATACCCTGGCACCCTATCCGCAGCGCATCCGCACTCTGCTCGAGGCCACCCTGGATGCAGCACGGAAATGGAATTTCGTGGGACCGGACCCCGCCATCTTTGCCGAGGTTGAAGAGGCACTCACCCGCGCCCAGTCGGCGGCGGTGGCTGACTTGATCGCGGATGCCGGTCTCACCCCGGCCGATATCGGCGTTATCGGTTTTCACGGCCAGTCGGTGCTGCATCGCGCGCCCCAGCCTGGGCGCGTCGGCGCCACGCGGCAATTGGGCGATGGCAGGTTGATGCACGAGCTGCTCGGCATTCCAGTGGCCTATGATTTTCGCTCCGCCGATGTGAGGGCCGGGGGGCAGGGCGCGCCGCTTGCGGCGCTCTACCACCAGGCGCTGCTCCGCAAGATCGGCGCCGATGACGGCCGCACCGCCGTGCTCAATCTCGGGGGCGTCGCCAATGTCACCACCTGGGATGGCAAGGATCATCTGGTGGCCTTCGATACCGGCCCCGCCAATGCCCCGATCAACGACTTCATCAAGGGGCTGGGCCTGGGCGACATGGACCGCAATGGCAATATGGCGCTGCGCGGCACGGTGGACGAGGCCCGGCTGAGTCAACTGTTGACCCACCCCTATCTCTCCGCGCCCTATCCCAAATCCCTTGATCGCTTCGACTTCCTCGCCAGCATGGCCGAAGGGCTGGCTCCCGAAGCTGGCGCGGCCACTCTCACCGCATTCACGGCAGGGGCCGTCGGCAAGGGGCTAGATCTCCTTCCCACGCGCCCCGAAAGGCTGATCGTCTGCGGCGGCGGGCGGCACAATCGGGCCCTCATGGCCATGCTGGGGACGCGCGCCGGGGTTAAGGCCATGCCGGCAGAGGCGGCGGGATGGCGGGGCGATGCCATCGAGGCGGAGTGCTTTGCCTTTCTAGCGGTGCGTGTCCTGCGGGGCCTGCCCATCAGCCTGCCCACCACCACCGGGGCGCCGCATCCGCTGACCGGCGGCGAGCTGGCCGCATGA
- a CDS encoding GMC oxidoreductase: protein MTERPDIVIVGSGIGGATIAAGLAPTGARIVILERGDRLPQRPENRDARAIFQRGFFRPDETWFDGQGTPFQPGNYYNVGGNSKFYGAVLCRFRREDFLAMEHQDGTSPAWPFDYDEIEPWYTRAEQLYQVRGDAAQDPTEPFHSVPYPHPPVPDEGPVAAVRERLAAMGLTPYALPLAIDLDRWLANGKTPWDGYPDSISGGKLDAESGPLAEALRHPNVTLLTGAHVRRLVTEPGGNKIASITYERGGRTVSLQAPQFILSAGAIQSAALLLSSSTDDHPQGLANSSGQVGRNFMNHNATAVVAVNPRFRNTAIYQKSFGLNDYYLSDGRGGPPLGNVQLLGRMGGAILKSGMPLVPEAILQLVAKFGIDFYAMSEDLPSPDNRVRISGDRLTLEWKKTNLAAHEKLVATLKQHLRDAGFPFVFAKPFDKRTPSHQCGTVRMGNDPSDAPLDPFCRAYDHPNLFVVDAGFFPSSAALNPALTIAAQALRVADHIASEDIGR, encoded by the coding sequence ATGACCGAGCGTCCCGACATCGTCATTGTCGGCTCCGGCATCGGGGGCGCCACCATCGCGGCGGGGCTCGCCCCGACTGGGGCGCGCATCGTGATCCTCGAACGCGGCGACCGCCTGCCGCAACGGCCGGAGAACCGGGATGCCCGTGCCATCTTCCAGCGCGGCTTTTTCCGGCCGGATGAAACCTGGTTCGACGGGCAGGGTACTCCGTTCCAGCCGGGCAACTACTACAATGTCGGCGGCAATTCGAAGTTCTACGGCGCCGTGCTGTGCCGCTTCCGGCGCGAGGACTTCCTCGCCATGGAGCATCAGGACGGCACCTCGCCTGCCTGGCCGTTCGACTATGACGAGATCGAACCGTGGTACACGCGCGCCGAACAGCTCTATCAGGTGCGTGGGGATGCGGCGCAGGATCCGACCGAGCCCTTCCACTCGGTCCCCTATCCGCACCCGCCTGTGCCCGACGAAGGCCCAGTGGCGGCGGTGCGCGAAAGGCTGGCTGCCATGGGTCTCACCCCCTATGCCCTGCCGTTGGCCATCGATCTCGACCGCTGGCTGGCCAATGGCAAGACACCCTGGGACGGCTATCCGGACAGCATTTCAGGCGGCAAGCTCGACGCGGAATCCGGACCACTGGCCGAGGCCCTGCGTCATCCCAATGTGACGCTGCTGACCGGTGCACATGTTCGGCGCCTCGTGACCGAACCGGGTGGAAACAAGATTGCGTCGATTACATACGAGAGGGGTGGCCGGACAGTCTCATTGCAGGCCCCCCAGTTCATCCTGTCGGCTGGGGCGATACAATCGGCGGCGCTGCTGCTGTCCTCCTCGACGGATGACCACCCGCAAGGACTGGCCAACAGTTCGGGGCAGGTGGGGCGCAACTTCATGAACCACAATGCCACTGCCGTTGTGGCTGTGAACCCGCGCTTCCGCAATACCGCGATCTACCAGAAGAGCTTTGGTCTCAACGATTATTACCTGTCCGACGGCAGGGGCGGGCCGCCTTTGGGCAATGTGCAATTGCTGGGCCGCATGGGCGGAGCTATCCTGAAATCCGGCATGCCGCTGGTGCCAGAGGCCATCCTGCAACTGGTGGCCAAATTCGGCATCGACTTCTATGCCATGAGCGAAGACCTGCCCTCGCCGGACAATCGTGTTCGCATCTCTGGCGACCGGCTGACGCTGGAGTGGAAGAAGACCAATCTGGCGGCGCATGAGAAGCTGGTGGCCACTCTCAAGCAACATCTGCGCGATGCGGGGTTTCCCTTTGTCTTCGCCAAGCCCTTCGACAAACGCACCCCGTCCCATCAATGCGGCACGGTTCGCATGGGCAACGACCCGAGTGACGCCCCTCTGGACCCTTTCTGTCGGGCCTATGACCACCCGAACCTCTTTGTGGTCGATGCCGGCTTCTTCCCATCGTCCGCAGCACTCAACCCGGCCTTGACGATCGCGGCCCAGGCCTTGCGCGTTGCGGATCACATTGCCAGCGAGGATATTGGCCGATGA
- a CDS encoding carbohydrate ABC transporter permease, producing the protein MSQSGPANAISHNRLTRGLIYAALLFFAAFYLLPLYVMVVNSLKPLDEIRQGGMLNLPQVWTLDPWLSAWSTAQIGVQPTGLRPYFINSILMVVPAVFISTILGSLNGYVLTKWRFPGHQIVFGMLLLACFIPFQIVLIPMARVLGMLNLAGTTAGLVLVHVVYGLGFTTLYFRNYYEAFPTELVRAAQIDGAGFFQIFRRIMLPSSGPIIVVSVIWQFTNIWNDFLFGAAFSDVTSTPMTVALNNLVSSSTGVKEYNVHFAGAILAALPTLIVYLVSGRYFVRGLMSGAVKG; encoded by the coding sequence ATGAGCCAGTCCGGCCCAGCCAATGCGATCAGCCACAACCGCCTGACGCGCGGCCTGATCTACGCGGCGCTCCTCTTCTTTGCCGCCTTCTACCTACTGCCGCTCTACGTCATGGTGGTCAATTCGCTGAAGCCGCTCGATGAGATCCGGCAGGGCGGCATGCTCAACCTGCCGCAGGTTTGGACCCTTGACCCCTGGCTGTCGGCCTGGTCGACCGCCCAGATCGGCGTGCAACCCACCGGCTTGCGGCCTTACTTCATCAACTCCATCCTCATGGTGGTGCCGGCCGTCTTCATTTCCACCATCCTCGGGTCGCTCAACGGCTATGTGCTGACCAAGTGGCGCTTCCCGGGACATCAGATCGTCTTCGGCATGCTGCTGCTGGCCTGCTTCATCCCGTTCCAGATCGTGCTCATCCCCATGGCCCGCGTGCTGGGCATGCTGAACCTGGCGGGCACCACGGCAGGGCTGGTGCTGGTGCATGTGGTCTATGGCCTGGGTTTCACCACGCTTTATTTCCGCAACTACTATGAGGCCTTCCCGACTGAGTTGGTGCGGGCGGCGCAGATCGACGGGGCAGGGTTCTTCCAGATCTTCCGGCGCATCATGCTGCCCTCGTCCGGACCCATCATCGTGGTCTCGGTCATCTGGCAGTTCACCAACATCTGGAACGACTTCCTGTTCGGCGCCGCTTTTTCAGACGTCACCTCGACGCCCATGACCGTGGCGCTCAACAACCTCGTCAGCTCATCCACGGGCGTCAAGGAATACAATGTCCACTTTGCCGGCGCGATCCTCGCTGCGCTCCCCACCCTCATCGTCTACCTGGTTTCAGGCCGCTACTTCGTGCGCGGGCTGATGTCGGGTGCGGTCAAAGGATGA
- a CDS encoding GMC family oxidoreductase, with amino-acid sequence MTYDYIITGAGPAGCVLAHRLSEDPTVKVLLLEAGGSDRHPLFHMPAGFAKMTKGVGSWGWSTVPQKHLGDRVLRYTQAKVIGGGSSINAQIYTRGNAADYDSWASEEGAEGWDYRHVLPYFKRAEDNQRFADDYHGYGGPLGVSMPSAPLPICDAYIRAGQEYGMPYNPDFNGRQQAGVGYYQLTQRDQRRSSAAMSYLAPIRSRKNLTIRTGAHVHRILLEGQRAVGVEYAERGQMLTARANREVIVSSGAIGSPKLLLQSGIGPAGHLRSVGVPVTHDLPGVGGNLQDHLDLFVIAECTGDHTYDGVAKLHRTLWAGIQYVLFRTGPVASSLFETGGFWYADKAAQAPDIQFHLGLGSGIEAGVTRLRNAGVTLNSAHLRPRSRGTVRLSAADPTAAPLIDPNYWADPYDRAMSLEGLRMAREIFRQPALRSYILDERLPGSDKVSDEALFDYACASAKTDHHPVGTCKMGVDDMAVVDPQLRVRGLTGLRVCDTSIIPRVPSCNTNAPAVMVGEKGSDLIRGLDPLPPQLFRANLNEAPSIGR; translated from the coding sequence ATGACCTACGACTACATCATTACTGGCGCTGGCCCTGCCGGTTGTGTTCTGGCACACCGGCTCAGCGAAGACCCCACCGTCAAGGTATTACTACTTGAAGCCGGCGGCTCGGACCGGCACCCGCTGTTCCACATGCCGGCCGGCTTTGCCAAGATGACCAAGGGCGTCGGCAGCTGGGGCTGGTCAACCGTGCCCCAGAAGCATCTGGGAGACCGCGTCCTGCGCTATACACAGGCCAAGGTGATTGGCGGCGGCTCCTCCATCAACGCCCAGATATACACGCGCGGCAATGCCGCGGACTATGATTCTTGGGCGAGTGAGGAGGGTGCCGAGGGCTGGGACTATCGCCACGTTCTGCCCTATTTCAAGCGGGCCGAGGACAATCAGCGCTTCGCCGACGACTATCATGGCTATGGTGGGCCACTTGGCGTCTCAATGCCATCGGCGCCACTGCCCATCTGCGATGCCTATATCCGGGCTGGGCAGGAATATGGCATGCCCTACAATCCCGATTTCAACGGCAGGCAGCAGGCAGGCGTGGGCTACTATCAGCTGACGCAGCGCGACCAGCGGCGCTCCTCGGCGGCGATGAGCTATCTCGCGCCCATCCGTAGCCGTAAGAACCTGACGATCAGGACCGGCGCGCATGTGCACCGAATCCTGCTCGAAGGCCAAAGGGCGGTGGGCGTGGAATATGCCGAGCGCGGGCAGATGCTAACCGCGCGCGCCAACCGCGAGGTGATCGTCTCGTCCGGCGCCATCGGATCGCCCAAACTGCTGCTGCAATCCGGGATCGGCCCGGCGGGACATCTGCGCTCGGTGGGTGTGCCGGTGACGCATGACTTGCCCGGCGTTGGCGGCAATCTGCAGGATCACCTCGATCTCTTCGTCATTGCCGAATGTACCGGCGACCACACCTATGATGGTGTGGCCAAGCTGCATCGGACCCTTTGGGCCGGCATCCAGTATGTGCTGTTCAGGACAGGCCCGGTCGCATCGAGCCTCTTCGAGACAGGTGGCTTCTGGTATGCCGACAAGGCGGCGCAGGCGCCCGACATCCAGTTCCACCTGGGCCTGGGTTCAGGGATCGAGGCCGGCGTGACGCGGCTGCGGAATGCCGGAGTCACGCTCAATTCGGCACATTTGAGACCGCGTTCACGCGGCACAGTGCGCCTGTCCGCTGCCGACCCCACAGCTGCGCCGCTGATCGATCCCAACTACTGGGCTGATCCATATGACCGAGCCATGTCGCTCGAGGGTCTCCGCATGGCGCGCGAGATTTTCCGGCAACCCGCCCTTCGGTCCTACATACTCGATGAGCGCCTGCCGGGATCGGACAAGGTCTCGGACGAAGCTTTGTTCGACTATGCCTGCGCCAGTGCCAAGACCGATCACCACCCGGTGGGCACCTGCAAGATGGGCGTGGACGATATGGCGGTGGTGGACCCGCAACTGCGGGTACGCGGACTGACCGGCCTCAGGGTCTGCGACACCTCGATCATTCCCCGGGTCCCATCCTGCAACACTAACGCACCAGCCGTGATGGTCGGCGAAAAGGGCAGCGACCTCATTCGCGGCCTCGATCCCCTGCCGCCGCAACTATTCCGCGCCAATCTCAACGAAGCTCCCAGCATCGGCCGCTAA